A window from Exiguobacterium marinum DSM 16307 encodes these proteins:
- a CDS encoding DUF4097 family beta strand repeat-containing protein, whose product MKQEMRELILQQVKEGKMTIEEGMTQLERLERLEPEQVQALEERQDTEKVDAYSVESLTTKLTSAMEGLVTKLRDSDFTFSSNFGPEVTYSKSFPFTGSDISLDLFNASATIVSSDAEDCELIVTGRPLRQQDADKALEQLQSAVKHSVIGDRLVVSLRDKLVRAHVELYIPHHHFNHLHVQTLNGEVRADGLDVENVRVQTANGRVVLNDVHASELLLNTGNGTVEIEGVEAELVHVRTGNGAVIIGGKYDKASLKTGNGNIRAELATARPAKFELASLAGNIRLVLPHGVEVEGELETNFGGLHCLLDELEIIRDRKDVAQRRLEFLSGRGQTPRIEVEAGTRTGTIDLEHGSVYTPSTFLDEEQTEPADPVDPVDPGDLNNPFHQQ is encoded by the coding sequence GTGAAACAAGAAATGCGTGAACTGATTCTCCAGCAAGTGAAGGAAGGCAAGATGACGATTGAGGAGGGGATGACGCAACTCGAACGTCTCGAGCGACTCGAACCGGAACAAGTTCAAGCGCTTGAAGAACGACAGGATACGGAGAAGGTCGATGCGTACTCGGTCGAATCGCTTACGACGAAACTGACGTCTGCGATGGAAGGGCTCGTGACGAAACTTCGTGACAGTGACTTTACATTCAGCTCGAATTTCGGACCGGAAGTGACGTACTCGAAGTCGTTCCCGTTTACAGGCAGCGATATCTCACTTGATCTTTTCAACGCATCGGCGACGATTGTATCGTCTGATGCCGAAGACTGTGAACTGATTGTAACGGGACGTCCGCTTCGCCAACAAGATGCGGACAAGGCGCTCGAGCAGTTACAGTCGGCCGTCAAACATTCCGTCATCGGCGACCGTCTCGTCGTCTCGCTACGGGACAAGCTTGTCCGGGCCCATGTGGAATTGTACATCCCGCATCACCATTTTAACCATCTTCATGTCCAAACATTGAACGGGGAAGTCCGGGCCGATGGTCTCGACGTCGAGAACGTCCGTGTACAAACCGCGAACGGTCGCGTCGTGCTAAATGACGTGCATGCATCGGAACTACTGTTGAATACTGGCAACGGGACGGTCGAAATCGAAGGCGTAGAAGCGGAACTCGTTCATGTCCGTACCGGAAACGGTGCCGTCATTATCGGCGGGAAATACGACAAAGCTTCCCTTAAGACAGGGAACGGAAATATTCGTGCGGAACTGGCAACGGCTCGTCCGGCCAAGTTCGAACTCGCCTCGCTCGCCGGGAACATTCGACTCGTATTGCCACACGGTGTCGAGGTCGAAGGTGAACTAGAAACGAACTTCGGAGGTCTTCATTGCTTGCTCGATGAACTCGAGATTATCCGTGACCGCAAGGACGTCGCCCAACGTCGACTTGAATTCTTGTCTGGTCGAGGTCAAACACCTCGTATCGAAGTCGAAGCGGGAACACGTACCGGTACCATCGACTTAGAGCATGGTTCGGTGTATACACCATCGACATTCTTAGATGAAGAACAGACAGAGCCGGCTGACCCGGTCGATCCGGTCGACCCAGGCGATTTGAATAATCCGTTCCATCAACAATAA
- the ppaX gene encoding pyrophosphatase PpaX, with the protein MDTLLFDLDGTLLDTNPLIIASFRHTFEYYFPENTYRDEDVYRFIGPTLEKSFRELNEPEWKEMQAFYRSFNIAMHDQLVAEYPGVIEGLYRLHAKGYKMGIVTSKGRPVVERGLRLFNIDHLFDVVVTADDVENEKPHAEPVERALQALDSSAERAVMVGDNDTDIFSGKNAGTKTVAVGWALKGRPFLESLEPDVIIDTMEHFEAWLDEVSVRA; encoded by the coding sequence ATGGATACGCTCTTATTTGACTTGGATGGAACGTTACTCGATACGAACCCGCTCATCATCGCGAGTTTCCGTCATACGTTCGAATACTATTTCCCAGAAAATACGTATCGGGATGAAGACGTCTATCGATTCATCGGACCGACGCTTGAGAAGTCGTTCCGTGAACTCAACGAACCGGAATGGAAAGAGATGCAGGCGTTCTATCGAAGTTTTAATATCGCGATGCATGATCAACTCGTCGCAGAATATCCCGGTGTCATCGAGGGGTTATACCGCCTCCATGCGAAAGGCTATAAGATGGGGATCGTCACGTCGAAAGGGCGTCCCGTCGTCGAGCGGGGGCTTCGATTATTCAACATCGATCATTTGTTTGACGTCGTTGTGACGGCAGATGACGTTGAGAACGAAAAGCCTCACGCCGAACCGGTCGAGCGTGCGCTTCAGGCGCTCGATTCGTCGGCAGAACGCGCGGTCATGGTCGGCGATAACGATACCGACATTTTCAGCGGAAAGAACGCCGGGACGAAAACGGTCGCAGTCGGTTGGGCACTCAAAGGTCGTCCTTTCCTCGAATCGCTCGAGCCAGACGTCATCATTGATACGATGGAACATTTCGAGGCATGGCTCGATGAGGTAAGCGTCCGTGCGTAA
- a CDS encoding acyltransferase: MRKTKRFHIDGPNPLWQMYRTIRFLRVFKNTAVVLVGRYFPSVKAKRWLYRTFLGMNIGEYSALALMVTPDVMFPERITIGRNTVIGFNSTILCHEYLVDEYRIGDVVIGDEVLIGANVTILPGVTIGDGAVVGAGAIVHRDVLPGERVVGAKLQSLTHI, from the coding sequence GTGCGTAAAACGAAGCGATTTCATATCGACGGACCGAATCCGCTTTGGCAGATGTATCGGACGATTCGTTTTTTACGTGTCTTCAAAAACACGGCGGTCGTGCTCGTCGGCCGTTATTTTCCTTCAGTAAAGGCGAAGCGTTGGCTCTACCGGACGTTTCTCGGCATGAACATTGGAGAGTATAGTGCACTTGCCCTCATGGTCACACCGGACGTCATGTTCCCGGAGAGGATCACGATTGGTCGCAACACGGTCATCGGGTTCAATTCGACGATTCTTTGTCATGAGTATCTCGTGGATGAGTATCGGATCGGGGACGTCGTCATCGGTGATGAGGTGTTGATCGGAGCGAATGTGACCATCTTGCCTGGTGTGACGATTGGAGACGGTGCTGTCGTTGGCGCTGGCGCGATTGTTCATCGCGACGTGTTGCCGGGTGAACGAGTCGTCGGGGCGAAACTACAATCGCTGACACATATTTGA
- the lgt gene encoding prolipoprotein diacylglyceryl transferase, which produces MVEPTFDRVAFEIGSLPIYWYGMIIAFGAMLGLVLALYEAKRINYDSERLVDVVIWSIPISIIFARIYYVTFQWDYYSENLGQIIDIRQGGIAIHGAIFGALLVVIVYCMRKSMSFWKVTDILAPSLLLGQAVGRWGNFMNQEAHGGETTRSFLQDTLMLPDWIVNQMYIDGAYYIPTFLYESVWSIIGVIFLVVWRMVGNPRRGYIFLSYLVWYSIGRYYIEGLRTDSLMSGDLRAAQMVSIALILFGIVMMILRRNAKRYNDPSEKGLFD; this is translated from the coding sequence ATGGTAGAACCGACATTTGATCGTGTAGCATTTGAGATTGGATCTCTGCCAATTTATTGGTATGGCATGATTATCGCCTTCGGGGCGATGCTCGGTCTCGTTCTTGCTTTATATGAAGCGAAGCGCATCAATTACGATTCGGAGCGACTTGTGGATGTCGTCATTTGGTCGATCCCGATCAGTATCATTTTTGCGCGTATTTATTACGTGACGTTCCAGTGGGATTATTACTCAGAAAACCTTGGGCAAATCATCGATATCCGTCAAGGCGGAATTGCTATCCACGGTGCCATCTTCGGGGCGCTCCTTGTCGTTATCGTATACTGTATGCGAAAATCGATGTCTTTTTGGAAAGTGACAGACATCCTGGCACCTTCCCTTCTTCTCGGACAGGCTGTCGGGCGCTGGGGGAACTTCATGAACCAAGAGGCGCATGGTGGAGAGACGACGCGTAGCTTCTTACAAGACACGCTCATGTTGCCGGACTGGATTGTCAATCAGATGTATATCGATGGGGCTTACTATATTCCAACGTTCCTATATGAGAGTGTCTGGAGCATCATCGGGGTCATCTTCCTCGTCGTTTGGCGTATGGTCGGAAACCCACGACGTGGGTATATCTTCTTGTCCTACCTCGTCTGGTATTCGATCGGTCGCTACTACATCGAGGGACTTCGTACGGACAGTCTCATGTCAGGTGATTTGCGTGCGGCCCAAATGGTGTCTATCGCCTTGATCCTCTTCGGTATCGTCATGATGATTCTTCGCCGCAACGCGAAACGGTACAACGACCCATCAGAGAAAGGACTGTTTGATTAA
- the hprK gene encoding HPr(Ser) kinase/phosphatase has product MQNIVRTAQVVERFKLQIIAGEEGLHRPVATPDLSRPGLVLAGYYTHYAKNRLQVLGKTELTFYASLSEEKRRERAKILCTEHTPGILITRGFDIPKEIEEEAEAENVPLMRTNAVTTSIESQITNFLEMELAPMTAMHGVLVDIYGVGVLIKGQSGVGKSETALELVKRGHRLVADDSVEIRQTGDQLLVGSAPKLIRHLLEIRGIGIIDVMTLFGAGAVRSHKKISLIVNLENWDPGKVYDRVGLDHNVMKIIDSEVPLLTIPVRPGRNLAVIIEVAAMNYRLQNMGINTAEEFAERLANAIQDTEGDL; this is encoded by the coding sequence ATGCAAAATATCGTACGCACAGCTCAAGTCGTTGAGCGTTTTAAACTTCAAATTATTGCGGGAGAGGAAGGACTTCATCGTCCGGTCGCAACACCCGACCTAAGTCGACCAGGTCTCGTCCTTGCTGGTTACTATACGCACTATGCGAAAAACCGCCTGCAAGTATTAGGGAAGACGGAATTGACTTTTTATGCGAGCCTATCGGAAGAAAAGCGTCGTGAGCGCGCCAAAATTTTATGTACGGAACACACACCCGGTATTTTAATCACTCGAGGTTTCGATATTCCAAAAGAAATCGAGGAAGAAGCGGAAGCAGAAAACGTTCCACTTATGCGGACGAATGCGGTGACGACTTCAATCGAATCACAAATCACGAACTTCCTCGAGATGGAGCTCGCGCCGATGACGGCGATGCACGGGGTCCTCGTCGATATCTACGGCGTCGGTGTCCTCATCAAAGGGCAAAGTGGTGTCGGGAAATCCGAGACCGCGCTTGAACTCGTCAAACGGGGGCACCGTCTCGTCGCTGATGACTCGGTTGAGATTCGTCAAACCGGCGACCAACTCCTCGTCGGTTCAGCGCCTAAACTCATTCGTCATTTACTTGAGATTCGTGGGATTGGCATCATCGATGTCATGACGTTGTTCGGGGCCGGAGCGGTTCGGTCGCATAAAAAAATCAGTCTCATCGTCAATTTGGAGAACTGGGATCCGGGCAAAGTGTACGACCGTGTCGGACTGGACCACAACGTGATGAAAATCATCGATAGTGAAGTCCCGCTCCTGACGATCCCGGTTCGCCCAGGCCGAAACTTGGCGGTCATCATTGAAGTCGCGGCGATGAACTATCGTCTCCAAAACATGGGAATCAATACGGCTGAAGAGTTTGCGGAACGTCTTGCAAACGCGATTCAGGACACTGAAGGAGACTTGTGA
- a CDS encoding tetratricopeptide repeat protein — MEANYEAVMTLPEPESPLAAELHYYRGRRALREGRLDEATFFMAEATAAATHRVDYHKQYAELLFEVGEIYHANDVWKRVLELDETATEALYHLASNCAYVSQYEEAANYASEYLDRDAKGHYTEAVQSLLELIELEQELEDEEEDELITWHTEAQRQIDKGRLFAAKATLERLIGRYPEFWPAYNNLSVVSFYLGDDQAAFRTLEYVLDQNPGNLHAILNTILLLHEAGHSEAAIQLSTPLTRVRPLQYDLRYKLATTLALVGHYDRAYEELRLLKDHGFRGDPLFGHWLSVSAYKTGRLEEAATYLNNEEMKRFEERQSFDIRENLEFRSALVQGLRQESDLARVEIIRIISNLKDDEAFEALALTNAVTENETVRAFAEMCRADLCSQSFNGDERIKRAFDALILAEAHVSEAERMSLEGDFYERFATLLLSDEPFLDVTASAAALVWMFYTKRDALILEDCANAFHLPVDTLTEKVRSFKRTLEQA, encoded by the coding sequence ATGGAAGCGAACTATGAAGCAGTAATGACGCTACCCGAACCAGAATCTCCGCTCGCTGCGGAGCTCCACTACTATAGAGGTCGTCGTGCGTTACGTGAAGGTCGCCTAGATGAAGCGACTTTTTTCATGGCTGAAGCGACAGCGGCAGCCACGCATCGCGTCGACTATCATAAACAGTACGCAGAACTGTTGTTTGAAGTAGGGGAGATCTACCACGCCAATGACGTGTGGAAGCGAGTTTTAGAGCTCGACGAGACTGCGACAGAGGCGCTTTATCACTTAGCGAGTAACTGTGCCTATGTCTCTCAATATGAAGAAGCCGCAAATTATGCATCCGAATATCTCGATCGTGACGCGAAAGGTCACTACACGGAAGCGGTGCAATCCCTTCTTGAACTGATTGAGCTCGAACAAGAGCTCGAGGACGAGGAAGAAGATGAGTTGATTACGTGGCATACAGAAGCACAGCGTCAAATCGACAAAGGACGGTTATTTGCGGCAAAGGCGACACTCGAACGCCTGATCGGGAGATATCCAGAGTTTTGGCCGGCTTATAACAATTTATCGGTCGTCAGCTTTTATCTCGGTGATGATCAAGCGGCGTTCCGGACGCTCGAATATGTACTCGATCAAAATCCTGGAAACTTGCATGCGATTTTAAATACGATTCTCTTGCTTCATGAAGCAGGACACTCGGAAGCGGCGATCCAGTTATCGACACCGCTCACACGTGTCCGTCCGCTCCAATACGACTTGCGTTATAAATTAGCGACGACACTCGCACTCGTCGGTCACTACGACCGTGCGTATGAAGAATTGCGCTTATTGAAGGACCACGGGTTTCGCGGTGACCCATTGTTCGGGCATTGGCTCAGCGTGTCTGCCTACAAGACAGGACGATTAGAAGAGGCAGCCACCTACTTGAACAATGAAGAGATGAAACGATTCGAAGAGAGGCAGAGCTTCGATATTAGGGAAAACCTTGAGTTTCGTTCGGCGCTCGTCCAGGGATTGCGTCAAGAAAGCGATTTGGCTCGAGTCGAGATTATTCGTATTATCTCTAACCTTAAAGACGACGAGGCGTTCGAAGCGCTCGCGCTCACGAATGCGGTGACGGAGAACGAGACGGTCCGCGCGTTCGCGGAGATGTGCCGTGCCGACCTCTGTAGTCAATCGTTCAATGGAGACGAACGAATCAAACGTGCGTTTGACGCACTTATCTTGGCTGAAGCACACGTTTCGGAAGCGGAACGGATGAGTCTTGAAGGTGACTTCTATGAACGTTTTGCCACACTTTTATTGTCTGATGAACCATTCTTGGACGTAACGGCATCGGCCGCTGCGCTCGTCTGGATGTTTTATACAAAACGAGACGCGCTGATTCTCGAAGACTGTGCGAATGCCTTCCATCTTCCGGTCGATACGTTGACAGAGAAGGTACGTTCTTTCAAACGAACACTCGAACAAGCATAA